The Oxyura jamaicensis isolate SHBP4307 breed ruddy duck chromosome Z, BPBGC_Ojam_1.0, whole genome shotgun sequence genome window below encodes:
- the LOC118156520 gene encoding LOW QUALITY PROTEIN: phosphatidylserine decarboxylase proenzyme, mitochondrial-like (The sequence of the model RefSeq protein was modified relative to this genomic sequence to represent the inferred CDS: substituted 1 base at 1 genomic stop codon) codes for MQSLTGLCISYDFPPEYNLDLLFKPSVISHVLFLRTQRKVKRRRPEGQRTQRRHKKMVAALAQRGAAALQRNSLLTSCNFLIHENLCTRTRVLWKQPPSRKFFSDRKKFHTALVGQDFCLRSFHVLVATGGGYAAYRKYEDFKLEQLEKKGRELSVKLAREWEVALYKSVPTXLLSQTCGRLNQVELPTWLRKLLSSLYIWTFGVNMKEAAVDLHHYRNLSEFFRRKLKPQAQPVCCLHSVISSSDGKILNFGQVKKCEVEQVKGVTDSLESFLGPHISTKDLHFSEASSGNSFQQQLGTKEGNELYHCVIYLAPGDYHCFHLPTDWRVSHQRHFPGSLMSVNPVVARWIKELFCHNERVVLTGDWKHGFFSLTAVGATSVGSIHIYVDQDLHTNSPCYSEGSYNDFSFVSNNNKEGIPMRKGEHLGEFNLGSTIVLIFEVPKDFKFHLKAGQKICFGEAMGSL; via the exons ATGCAGTCACTAACAGGTCTTTGCATTTCATATGATTTCCCTCCTGAATATAATCTTGATCTTCTCTTTAAGCCTTCCGTGATTTCACATGTCCTGTTTTTGAGGACACAAAG GAAGGTGAAGAGAAGGAGACCGGAAGGACAGAGGACACAGCGGCGGCACAAGAAGATGGTGGCAGCCTTGGCACAGCGTGGCGCGGCCGCGCTACAGCGAAACAGTTTGCTGACTAGCTGTAACTTCCTCATACATGAGAACCTGTGCACTAGAACTCGAGTCCTGTGGAAGCAGCCACCTTCTAGGAAATTTTTCAGTGACAGGAAGAAGTTTCATACTGCTCTGGTAGGACAAGACTTCTGCCTGCGAAGCTTCCATGTTTTGGTGGCTACAGGTGGAGGATATGCAGCATACAGAAAATACGAGGATTTCAAGTTGGAACAGCTAGAGAAGAAGGGCAGAGAGCTGTCTGTGAAGCTTGCAAGGGAGTGGGAGGTTGCTTTGTACAAATCGGTACCAACCTGACTGCTCTCACAAACATGCGGTCGCCTGAACCAGGTGGAGCTGCCTACATGGCTTCGGAAACTTCTTTCCAGCCTGTACATTTGGACATTCGGAGTAAACATGAAGGAGGCAGCTGTTGATCTGCATCACTATAGAAACCTCAGTGAATTCTTTCGCAGGAAGCTGAAACCACAAGCACAGCCAGTTTGCTGTTTGCACAGTGTGATTAGTTCCTCTGATGGCAAGATCCTTAACTTTGGACAAGTAAAGAAATGTGAGGTTGAGCAAGTAAAAGGGGTTACTGATTCACTGGAATCTTTCTTGGGACCTCACATCAGCACAAAGGACTTGCATTTTAGTGAGGCCTCATCTGGTAACTCCTTTCAGCAACAGCTAGGCACAAAGGAGGGGAATGAGCTCTATCATTGTGTAATCTACCTTGCACCAGGGGACTACCACTGCTTCCACTTGCCCACTGACTGGAGGGTGTCACACCAACGTCATTTTCCAGGCTCTCTGATGTCTGTGAATCCTGTAGTTGCTCGCTGGATCAAGGAACTGTTCTGCCACAATGAACGGGTTGTTCTTACAGGTGACTGGAAACAtggctttttctctttaacagCTGTAGGAGCAACAAGCGTGGGCTCTATCCACATCTACGTTGACCAGGACCTCCATACCAACAGTCCCTGTTACTCAGAAGGTTCCTACAATGACTTCAGCTTTGTATCCAACAACAACAAGGAGGGAATACCCATGAGGAAAGGAGAACATTTAGGGGAATTTAATCTAGGCTCTACTATTGTACTCATCTTCGAGGTACCTAAAGACTTCAAATTCCACCTCAAAGCTGGACAGAAAATCTGCTTTGGAGAAGCCATGGGCTCTCTATAG